The Caminicella sporogenes DSM 14501 sequence ATTAATTAATATAATATTATATAGTATTTATTTACATCAAATAGATATACAAAATTAACAGCATAATTTTTATTAAACTACACTTTCAGTAATAGGTATAATTGAACCTAAATCTATAAGTTTCTCATTTTCTACATAATCTAATCTTATGGAATATTTATCTAAAAACAATTTTATTTTCTCGTAATCAGGATGTAATCTTATATCTCCACAAAATAAAATTTTGTCTTTATCCACAAGCCCACTTGCTCCACCAATAAAACCGTAATTCAGTCCCGGTAAATCTATATATCCATGACTTATAAACAACACATCTATCCCATATCTGTCTAACTGTTTTGCAATCCCTTTATCAGATGTAATTACAGCATTCTCATTAACAATGCATATTGAGCATTTTGCATATCCCTGTTTTACATTTATTAATTTTATATCTTTTTCTACTAATTTTTCAAAAAGCACTTTATCTGTATACTTAAAATTGTGTACTGCAAATTTTCCAATCCTTCCTACATTATATGCAATATTATTCGGATAGGTACTTCCTAAAACAGTTTCTCCTAAAATAACTTTAAAATTTAATTTTTCAAATTGAAAGCGCATATGCTCATAAACATTCGGAGATACAACTATTTCATTTCCACCAACATGATGCATTAATATATCAGGATGACATAATATAGCTTCATATAAATCACTACAACAACATGTTTTTATAATATTTATACCTTCAGCTCGTATTTTATTCTGAATACATCTGGGAACACGTCTATCAACTATAACTGTTTTTACTTTACTTTTTGGTATAAATGAAATATCAATGGGCTTTTCCATATAATCACCTATTTTCATTTTTTATAATTTGAAAGTTTTAAATTAATAAAAGGTTCTATAATAAATATTGGGATATAAAACCTCATCATTTTTATTTTGCAAAAAAATAATGCACCTGTTAAAAATGTCTTACAATATTGTTTGCGAAACAAATACTGAAAGAAGACATTTTAACAACTGCATAACATAATTATATCAATAAACTACTTAATTTAAAATAGGTAAAAACAACAAAAATTTCTCATACAGATACTTTTATTCAAAACTAGCTTAAAAAACACAATTATCATGCTTGTGCTTTTATAAATTCAAAAATACATGATTACAAAAATCAATTTATTAAAAATTTGTCTTTTCAATTTAAACATACTTATTTAATACTTTTAAAAATTTTATAAATCTTATGATTTTCTTCCTCGTTATTACCATATAACTAACCGTTTAGCTCATTATATTTGTCAAGAACTTACTAAAATTATTGGTATGACTGAAGGCCACTAAAAATACTAATATTTTATTCCTACAGTTATGCGTATCTTCAACCTAAAAAATAAATTCAAATATAATAATAGAGTGGAATTGTAATCCCACTCCAATTACTTACAAAGAACCTATTCATTCTTTTATAATTTTTGTTTGTATGTTTTTATTTAAATTTATTAGTTTTAATAATTTTATTAAACTAATTAAAAGAATGATAATAGATATAAATATTGATACATTTATAGAAATTTTCTGAGTAATATATCCTATACCAAATAATCCTATAGGCATAAATGCTTGAGAAAACATCCTTCTAAACGAAAATACTTTACCTCTCATTTCATTTGGTACATTTTCTAAAAAAATCATATTAGTAGCAATTTGTATAATTGGAGAAGTAAATCCATAAGCTAGAGCTGACAATATAAATATTATCGTATTCCATGCTATCAAAAGCAACATAGTTGAAAAAGTGAAAATTGATATACCTATAAGAATAATATTAAGTTTTTTAAAAGGTATTTTAGAATATAATAAAGCTCCCAAAATTCCTCCTACTCCAAGCAAAGAGTAAAAAAAACCAATTGAAAGCGAATTACCAATATTTTTTGATATTAATAAAGGAACAATAATTTGAAGTATTGGTAACCCAATCATATTTATTATGGCAAATAAAGGCATTAAATTTCTAAGAATATAATTTTTTTTAATAAATTCGACACCTAATTTAAAATCATTGACTATATCTTTTATAATGACTTTTTCATAAGTTTGAATCTTAAATTTAATAAACATCTCCATTATTGCACTAATTAAAAAAGATAATCCATTAATAATAAAACTAATTGCAGGACTTACTATAGTTAATAAAAAACCACCAAAAATAGGTCCAAAAACGGAAACTAAATTTCTGATTAATTCCATTCTACTTTGTAATTTAATTATATTTTTATCACCATCAACAATCAATGGAATAGAAGACAAAATAGTTGGATCAAACATTGCTGAACATATTCCTATAATAAAAGTAGCCATAAATAAATAATAAAGTGATATAGAATTATTTACACATAAAATGCCTATATGAATCATTAACATGCCTCTTACTATATCCATATATATTATTATTTTTTTTCTATCTAGTTTATCAGATAATACTCCTAAAAAAGGGCCTACTAAAACCGAAGGTATTACAGAAATTGCAAATATTGTTCCTAATATTTTAGGTGAATAATTATTTTTTAACAACCACCATAATAAACCTACATTGTAAATTTGATCACCAATTTGTGAAATAAATTGACCTATCAAAAAAAATAATGAATTCATTAATTAATATCTCCTTCTATTAAACATAATACTCTATTTTTAGTGTATTCATCTCCTTGCAAAATAATATATTTTGTAATTTCTTTATTAGCTGCACATCTATATGGATTATTCGATTTTAATTTCCCTGTCAAACTATATATTTCTCCTAAACAATTATTACATAGATATCTATTCCAACAATCTTTACAATTTTCAATATTAGATCTTGTAATTTCTTTTAAATATTTAAGTATTTCAGATTCCGTCCAAATTTTTTCTAAATTACTATTTCTTATATTACCTAGTTTAAACTCATTGAACTTCATATGCATACAAGGGAAAATATCACCACAAGGATTAATAACAGGAGAACTCCCTATAGAACATTTTTTACTTGCTACTAGTGTAGCTGAAATTTTATTATCTGATGTAGAATGAGTAAATTTGTATAAATCTACCAATTGCTTTTTAGTTAACATCAAATTAGAATTTATTCCTTTTTGTATAGGAACAATTGGAGCAATTCTTGGTAAAACACCATTTGATACACAGAAGTCAATAAATGCTGGAACTTCGTCAAAATTTTTTTGCGTTATTGTCATAGAAAGTGCTACTTCTTTCACGTTATACTTTTTTAAATTACTAATAGAACTAAGAACTTTTTTATATGAACCTGGTTTATTCCTAATTTTATCATGCTTATGCTCATAAACACTATCCAAACTAATTTGAACTTTATTTAGTCCAGCTTCATGTAATTCTTTAATTGTATTTATATCAAATAGGAATCCATTAGTTAATAAAGTTACATCTATATTTTTTTCACTACATTTTTTTACTGTATATAAAACCAAATCTTTCTTTAATAAGGGCTCTCCTCCAGTTATTGTTAAAACATTAATATTCAATTTATCCATTTGTAATAATATATTATCTATATCATTAAAAGAAATTTCATTAACTTTTTTTTGAGAATAATCAACCATACAGTGCTCACAATTCATATTGCAATTATATGTAACTTCAATATTTAGTGATGTTGGATATGCTTCATCTTCAAATATATGAATTTTTTGTTTGTTTGGATTCTTGCTAAATTCTATAATATTTTGTTCTTTTAAAAAATTTAAAATATCATTTATTTCTTCTTTAGTATATTTGTTTCTAAAATATTGATATATATCATTTATACTATTTGTTCCATTAATCAAATTTAATAGCTCTATGACTTCTTTTTCTATTTGAAAATAATTATTTTCATGTATAATATAAGTTTCTTTTGGTGTATCTCTTAAAAAAATCTTTTTTTTAACAATAGGATACATGATATCACCTCATATTAATTATTTTTTAGCATTTTATATAATTTTAAACGCTTTATATTACTTTGTTAGAATATAAAATTTCTTTATCAATCTGTAAATTTTTTCTGTTTTCAAAAAAATTTCATCTCCTTTTTATTGAATATTAATATTATATTTTAATCTTAAATATTTAATTTTATTAAAAGCGAATCCTTTATAAATAGACAGCTTATTTTTGAATATATTGAATTTTTACACCAACACATAAACCAAACTTTTATTTTTTTAACTATTTGATGCAATTAATCCATCTGACTTTCCAAAATATTCTTCATCTAAAAATGCTACTTATATACTTAGGTTAATATATTATTTTTTATTAGATGCTTTAAAAAAACTATAAATTCTATAAGAAAATGGAGGATTACAATAATCCTCCTTTTACGTTACTAACGACAATTAGGTTTTTTTTCTTTCCAATCCCAACATACTAAACTTTTAGCTATTGGAGATTTAGAAGTTTTAATTTTTTTATTTTCATAATATTCACCTCCTATTGAATTATTTGAAATATATCACAGTTATATTTAATCATTTTTACCTTATCCTGTAAATATTTAAATTTTTTAAATTATTTGTGTATTTCTTTTTTTATATACTATTTATTTCTTTAAATACCATAATATTTAAATAAAATGCATGATTTGCCTTTAATTTCAAAATATGTTAGTATATTATATTAATCCTTTGCAGATGATTTTGGATTTGAAATATATTTATGTAAACCAAGACATTCTTACACTAAAGACAAAGTAGAAGCTGCAAATAAATTTATAGAATGGCTACTACCATACAATCATGAATTTGAGACTGAAAAGGATTTAGTAGAAATAATAAAAACTATAAATTCAAAAGTTAATCAAGCACCAAATCAAGCTACTAATGTTCCACCTATACTACTATTTCAAAAAGAAAAGGAGTATTTATCTCCATTACCATGTAATCGTATCATAGAAAGTTATATGAACTACGAGCTGTCAAAGTTCATAAAGACTCTCTAGTACATTACAAAGTAAATAAATACTTTGTCCCGCCTAATATATAGATAAAAAAGTAACACTTAAAAATATAGAAAATAAGTTACACATATATTTTAACACAGAATTAATTTCTGTACATAAAATAAGCAATTAATAGCTTTTTATAATCATAATGATTATAAAAAGCTATTAATTGAAGTTATTAAAAATGAAGACAATTTAGAAAATATATGCTTAAATAATCTCAATGAACTAGATAAATTGCTATAAAAACAAGGAGGAAATATGAATAACTACGTTAAATTTTTAAACAATTTAAAAGAACTTGGTTTAAATAACATTAAGAATAATATAGATACATACTTAAATTTAATGTCATCAGGAGAAAAAAACATTATAGATGCTTTATATGAATTAAGTAATTTAGAAATAAAAGCAAAACAAGAAAAGGCTATGCTTGCCTGTGTAAAAGTAGCTAATTTCCCTTTTTTAAAAGAAATTGATGAATTTGATTTTGATTTTCAGCCTAGTGTAAATAAACAACAAATTCTTGACTTAAAAAGTTAAGATTTATTGAAAATAATGAGAATATATTTTTTGTTGGAATTCCTGGAGTAGACAAGACTCATCTTGCTACTTCCTTAGGAATGGAATGTACAAAGTGCAGATACTCTACATACTTCATTCATTTTCAGGAATTAATTTCGCAATTAAAAAAAGTTTTAGCAGAAAACCGATTAGAAGCTAGATTAAAACATCATTCAAAGTATAAAATATTAATAATAGATGAAATAGGGTACTTACCGATAGATACAGCTGCAGCTAACTTATTCTTTCAACTAATATCTAAAAGATATGAAAGTCATTCAATTATCATAACTACTAACACTGCTTTTTCTAACTGGGGTGAAATATTTGGTTCAGCTACTTTAGCTCATGCTATATTAGATGGATTATTACATCATTCTCATGTTATTTTAATTAAAGGACCTTCATACAGACTTCAGTCAAAAATTTAATATTTTTACAGTTTTTCTAAAAAACTGTCGATTCGCTTTTTTGTACAAAATTATTTTCCACTTTTCATACAAATTTATATTGACATTTACATATAATAACTTTGTAGCTTAATTAATCTTGTAAACTGGTGTTAACAACTATAAAAATTGCTTCAAAATAAGAAAAGGCAGGCATTTCAAAGAATACCTACCCCAAATATTGACATAAAACTAAAAAAATCAACCTTTTTGGTTGACTTGAAATTGGAGGCGGCACCCAGATTCGAACTGGGGAATAAAGGTTTTGCAGACCTCTGCCTTACCACTTGGCTATGCCGCCATATATTTAATTGGAGCGGTAGAAGGGATTCGAACCCTCGACCCTCGCCTTGGCAAGGCGATGCTCTACCACTGAGCCACTACCGCATGGTGCCCAGAGGCGGAATCGAACCACCGACACGGGGATTTTCAGTCCCCTGCTCTACCGACTGAGCTATCTGGGCATATGGCGACCCGGAAGGGACTCGAACCCTCGGCCTCTAGCGTGACAGGCTAGCGTTCTAACCAACTGAACTACCGGGCCAAATCAAATATAAATTAAAAATTATGAATTAAGAATTAAAAATTATATTAAAATTTTCCTTAATAATTCTTAATTATTAATTTTTAATTCTTAATTAAATTTGATTGAATCTGGTGGGCGCAATAGGACTTGAACCTATGACCCCCTGCTTGTAAGGCAGGTGCTCTCCCAGCTGAGCTATGCGCCCTCCCCAAACTGACAGATATTATAATACTATATTTTAATATCAATGTCAATATGTTTTAAGATAAAAATTTAATTTTTCCTTTCAGCCGCAACACAAAAATAAATCTTTATTAATTGCAAAAATTAATTATAAATTTTATTTTTTAAATTTTCAAATCTAACAACCTCTTAATCAAATAAAAAATTCTACAACTGATTTAATTTTTTGCTCTTTTTAAAATATCTATAAGCTGCTCTTTATTGAATTTATAAAAAGTATTGCAAAAATGACATTGAATTTCAGCTTCCTCATCTTCTTCGATAATATTCTTTAATTCTTCCTCACCTAAACTTATAAGTGCCCGTTCAATTTTTTCCAGCGAACAATCACATACAAAATCAACTTCTTTCTTTTCTCCTACTTCTACATCAAAATCTTTCAATATTCTTCTCATTATTTCTTCTCCTGATAATCCTTCTGCCACCATAGCTGATACCGGTGGTACATCTTTAATACATTCTTCTAATTTTATCAAAATTTCTTCTTCTACATCAGGTAAAGGTTGAATAATAAATCCTCCCGCAGCCTTCACACTACCATCTACATCAATTAAAACACCTAAAGATACCACAGAAGGCTGTTGCTCTGAATACATATAATAAGCTGCTAAATCTTCTGCTATTTCTCCACTAATTAAATTTGCTTGTCCTATATATGGTTCTTTTAACCCAAGGTCTTTTATTACTCTCAATTTCCCTCTACCTACAGCTCCACCTACATCTAATTTTCCCTTGTCATTTAATTTAACTTTAGCATTTGGATTAGATATATACGCCTTTACATTTCCAGTCGAATCTGAAACTGCTACAATTGATTTTATTTCATTACTTCCCAATATTTGCAATGTCAATTTATCTTTTTCACCCTTTAACATATATCCCATAATTGAAGCTGCAGTTATTGTCCTCCCAAGAGCTGCAGTTGAAACAGGAGTCGTTTTATGTATTTTTCTAGCTTTTTCCACCATTTCAGTTGTTATTGCTACGAATACTCTTATATTTTTATTTCCTGCAAGTCCTCTTACTATATAGTTTTTCATAACTATCCCTCCGTTTCAATTATAAAATTGCAAACTACATATTACAAGCTCTAAACTTATAACTTATTTGAACTATCTCAAATAAAAAAACTACACTAATCTGTAAAAACTTACAATATTATTTTTAACAAAATACAAATAGCTGATAAAATTTATCTATAAAAAATTTCTTTATTCAAAAATTTTATAAATAAATATCTATAACATTAGTAAAGCCCTGATAATATCAGGGCTGACAGACAATCAATTTAATTGTTCATTATACACTATAATTTTACAACTTGAGCTGCTTGAGGTCCTTTTTCACCTTCTACAACTTCAAATTCAACTTCTTGATTTTCCTCTAAAGTTCTAAATCCTTGTTGTTGAATAGCAGTATAATGTACAAATACATCATTTCCATCTTCTCCGGTTATAAATCCATAACCTTTTTCACTATTAAACCATTTTACTTTACCTTTCATTAAACAATCCTCCTAAAAACTTTCAAAATAAAAATTAATTAAGCTAGCTTAATTGTATTTATTTTACCACATTTAATATATTGTGTCAAATATTTTTTAGATAATTATATTATGCTCAATATTATGACAAGATATACATAAAAATTACTTAATACATACGAAATTTATCCTTTCATCTGTAAATTTTGGACTTTCAAATGTAAACGCATTATAAACATTTATATCTTTAAATTTAACTTGCTTTAATAAATCTATAACAACATCAGTCCTATATGCTCTCTGCTCATGAAATTCTTGAACCCTTTCAAACAACTGTCCTTTTCTCATAAATATAGTTAAATCAAATTCACACACTTCTCTTTCAGCATCAAAATAATTTTCCCATATATATGAAATATCTTCAAAGTTTTCTGCATATGTATTATTTCCAAGAATTTCCGAAATTTTATAAAAAGAACTTATATCAAAAATAAAAATTCCTCCAAAATTCAAAATCGAATAAACTTTTTCATAAATAGAAATTAAATCTCTTTCTTCTAAAATATAATTAAACCCATCACAAAGACAAAGTACACAGTCTACTTTTTCATGTATATCTAATTCTCTCATATCCTGATTGATATAAGCTACATTTATACCTAAATCCATAGCCTTTTTTCTAGCAATAGTCAACATTTCACTAGATATATCTACTCCTGTAATCTCATAGCCTCTTAAAGCTAATCTATTTGTAATATTGCCCGTACCACATGCCAATTCTAAAATTGTATTTGGTCTTAAATTAAATTTTTTAAAAATATTTTCTATATAATCTGCCCATTTGTCATAATTTACATCTCTCATCAAATAATCATACACTCTGGCAAAACCATTATACGCTTCCATAGATAATCACCTGTTATTTTAAAATTTTTTATACAATTTTTTAAATCTTTTAAGTCAATTCTCATTAATCAAAATTTATTATACCTAATTACATCAAAAAAACAAAGTGCCTTTAACTCCCGGCACTTACTGTTTCTGATTTTTTTCTTTTTTCATTTTTTTCTTCCTAACTGTTATCAACCCACCTATTCTTCCTGTTTCCTTTGCTGTTAAAGCCCCCCATCCATCTTTCATAACTTTATCAAGCAAACCTAACTCAGAAGCTATTTCATACTTCCATTTATCCTCTATAGTTTCAATCTTAAACTTCTTATTTTTATCTCTATTCTTTTTAGACAAATTAATCACTCCCCTCCTAAAATATTATAAGACAAGGGGATACTTTTTATACAGTTTAATCTACTTAATTAATTAAAAAATTGTAAAATTTTAATTTTGCTATTGATATTTTTCGACATTAATGTTATATTGTTTATTGTCAAAAATTTGTTCCCACTCCCCCTTTAATATATATATTTTTTAAAGCCACGAAAATTTTAAAATTTTCGTGGCTTTTGTCTTTTATAAAATAATCACAACTGAATAATTCTAATTTTAAAATTGTATATAACATATAAAAACATATATAAGAAATACAACAATTAAAGGTGCATAGTGAACAAATCTTTCTTTAGCTGAATATATACCTGCATCTATTCTATATCTTTCATCACATCTATTTTTTACATCATCTATTTTCATATCCTCTCTAATTACCTTTATAAGCAAGTAAGCTAATATACCCATTATAAGTGCAACTATTCCAATAAATATAAGACCTCCTATCATATTTGCAACATTTGGCATAGTATTTTCTGAAACTGCACCGCTTTGTAAATTAAACTTACTGCTTAAAACTCTTATCATATAAGCCAGTGTCACTGCCAATCCGTTATTTGTAATATGACCTATAATACCTGCATATATAGAATCTGTTAAATAAACTAAATATCCAAAAATCAATCCAAGTACTACTGGTCCAAACAAATTTTGTAAATTAAAATGAAATATTCCAAATAAAAAAGCTGTAATTACTATTGCTTTTTTTCCAAACCTCTCTTCATAAGCACTTAAAAGCATTCCTCTAAAAAAAATTTCTTCACATATTCCGGCAGAAATAGCTATTATAAAAAATAGTCCTATATATTCATGAAAACTGTCCGCAGTAGGTATAGGTAAAGGTTTAATTACACTAAAACTTCTTATAATTATCATCATTAATAAATTAAAAAAAACTGCTACTGGATACATAAATAAAGTTATTACTATTATTAAAAAAGCATGTTTTATTCTTAATCTATTAAGTCTTAAAACTTTTTTAATATCCTTATTTCTCAATTTTAAAAATATTAAAAGCGGAAACAATACAATAACATATTCAGTAATCAACAGTCCAGTTTTTATATTAAGTTTCTGAAAATACCCTCCAAACGTTAAAAGCAGTATTGCAATAACTAAATAAAATAAATTTACTTCTAAAATGTTAAACCTCTCACTTCTCACTTTTTTGCCTCCTTTTGTACTACAAATAAATATTTTTAGCAAATCTATTATTTTGGAAACTCTTTAAAAATTTACTGCTCATATTTACTTATTCATTATTCACTATTACTTATTAACTGTTAACTTATATATCCATTGCCCTTTAATAAATTAACATATATCTGAACTCCCATAGCAAGTACTCTTTCATTGAAATTAAACTGCGAATTGTGAAGCGGATAAATATATCCTTCTTTTTCATTCCTTACTCCTAGAAAGAAAAATAGCCCCGGCAATTCTCTCTGATAATAAGAATAGTCTTCAGAAATCATTTGCGGGTCAATTATTTCTATATTTTCTTTACCAATAATATCTATAAATCTATTTACCATATTTTCATCATTATTTACCGGCGGATACATATCCCTAA is a genomic window containing:
- a CDS encoding DUF6873 family GME fold protein codes for the protein MEKPIDISFIPKSKVKTVIVDRRVPRCIQNKIRAEGINIIKTCCCSDLYEAILCHPDILMHHVGGNEIVVSPNVYEHMRFQFEKLNFKVILGETVLGSTYPNNIAYNVGRIGKFAVHNFKYTDKVLFEKLVEKDIKLINVKQGYAKCSICIVNENAVITSDKGIAKQLDRYGIDVLFISHGYIDLPGLNYGFIGGASGLVDKDKILFCGDIRLHPDYEKIKLFLDKYSIRLDYVENEKLIDLGSIIPITESVV
- a CDS encoding MFS transporter, whose amino-acid sequence is MNSLFFLIGQFISQIGDQIYNVGLLWWLLKNNYSPKILGTIFAISVIPSVLVGPFLGVLSDKLDRKKIIIYMDIVRGMLMIHIGILCVNNSISLYYLFMATFIIGICSAMFDPTILSSIPLIVDGDKNIIKLQSRMELIRNLVSVFGPIFGGFLLTIVSPAISFIINGLSFLISAIMEMFIKFKIQTYEKVIIKDIVNDFKLGVEFIKKNYILRNLMPLFAIINMIGLPILQIIVPLLISKNIGNSLSIGFFYSLLGVGGILGALLYSKIPFKKLNIILIGISIFTFSTMLLLIAWNTIIFILSALAYGFTSPIIQIATNMIFLENVPNEMRGKVFSFRRMFSQAFMPIGLFGIGYITQKISINVSIFISIIILLISLIKLLKLINLNKNIQTKIIKE
- a CDS encoding radical SAM/SPASM domain-containing protein; translated protein: MYPIVKKKIFLRDTPKETYIIHENNYFQIEKEVIELLNLINGTNSINDIYQYFRNKYTKEEINDILNFLKEQNIIEFSKNPNKQKIHIFEDEAYPTSLNIEVTYNCNMNCEHCMVDYSQKKVNEISFNDIDNILLQMDKLNINVLTITGGEPLLKKDLVLYTVKKCSEKNIDVTLLTNGFLFDINTIKELHEAGLNKVQISLDSVYEHKHDKIRNKPGSYKKVLSSISNLKKYNVKEVALSMTITQKNFDEVPAFIDFCVSNGVLPRIAPIVPIQKGINSNLMLTKKQLVDLYKFTHSTSDNKISATLVASKKCSIGSSPVINPCGDIFPCMHMKFNEFKLGNIRNSNLEKIWTESEILKYLKEITRSNIENCKDCWNRYLCNNCLGEIYSLTGKLKSNNPYRCAANKEITKYIILQGDEYTKNRVLCLIEGDIN
- the hslO gene encoding Hsp33 family molecular chaperone HslO; its protein translation is MKNYIVRGLAGNKNIRVFVAITTEMVEKARKIHKTTPVSTAALGRTITAASIMGYMLKGEKDKLTLQILGSNEIKSIVAVSDSTGNVKAYISNPNAKVKLNDKGKLDVGGAVGRGKLRVIKDLGLKEPYIGQANLISGEIAEDLAAYYMYSEQQPSVVSLGVLIDVDGSVKAAGGFIIQPLPDVEEEILIKLEECIKDVPPVSAMVAEGLSGEEIMRRILKDFDVEVGEKKEVDFVCDCSLEKIERALISLGEEELKNIIEEDEEAEIQCHFCNTFYKFNKEQLIDILKRAKN
- a CDS encoding cold shock domain-containing protein; the encoded protein is MKGKVKWFNSEKGYGFITGEDGNDVFVHYTAIQQQGFRTLEENQEVEFEVVEGEKGPQAAQVVKL
- a CDS encoding class I SAM-dependent DNA methyltransferase, translating into MEAYNGFARVYDYLMRDVNYDKWADYIENIFKKFNLRPNTILELACGTGNITNRLALRGYEITGVDISSEMLTIARKKAMDLGINVAYINQDMRELDIHEKVDCVLCLCDGFNYILEERDLISIYEKVYSILNFGGIFIFDISSFYKISEILGNNTYAENFEDISYIWENYFDAEREVCEFDLTIFMRKGQLFERVQEFHEQRAYRTDVVIDLLKQVKFKDINVYNAFTFESPKFTDERINFVCIK
- a CDS encoding small, acid-soluble spore protein, alpha/beta type; this translates as MSKKNRDKNKKFKIETIEDKWKYEIASELGLLDKVMKDGWGALTAKETGRIGGLITVRKKKMKKEKNQKQ
- a CDS encoding type II CAAX endopeptidase family protein; its protein translation is MRSERFNILEVNLFYLVIAILLLTFGGYFQKLNIKTGLLITEYVIVLFPLLIFLKLRNKDIKKVLRLNRLRIKHAFLIIVITLFMYPVAVFFNLLMMIIIRSFSVIKPLPIPTADSFHEYIGLFFIIAISAGICEEIFFRGMLLSAYEERFGKKAIVITAFLFGIFHFNLQNLFGPVVLGLIFGYLVYLTDSIYAGIIGHITNNGLAVTLAYMIRVLSSKFNLQSGAVSENTMPNVANMIGGLIFIGIVALIMGILAYLLIKVIREDMKIDDVKNRCDERYRIDAGIYSAKERFVHYAPLIVVFLIYVFICYIQF